A region of Panicum virgatum strain AP13 chromosome 8N, P.virgatum_v5, whole genome shotgun sequence DNA encodes the following proteins:
- the LOC120686835 gene encoding barwin-like, which translates to MAAITGGRVALAVAALLCAMAATAAAQQASNVRATYHLYNPAQNGWDLNRVSAYCATWDANKPLSWRQKYGWTAFCGPSGPKGQASCGKCIRVTNRATGASIVARIVDQCSNGGLDLDFETVFKKIDTNGQGYQRGHLNVDYQFVSC; encoded by the coding sequence ATGGCGGCGATCACCGGTGGAAGGGTGGCGCTCGCGGTGGCCGCGCTCCTCTGcgccatggcggcgacggccgctGCGCAGCAGGCCTCCAACGTGCGCGCGACGTACCACCTGTACAACCCGGCGCAGAACGGCTGGGACCTCAACCGCGTCAGCGCCTACTGCGCCACGTGGGACGCCAACAAGCCGCTGTCGTGGCGGCAGAAGTACGGCTGGACCGCCTTCTGCGGGCCCTCGGGCCCTAAGGGCCAGGCCTCCTGCGGCAAGTGCATCAGGGTGACGAACCGTGCGACGGGCGCGTCGATCGTGGCGAGGATCGTGGACCAGTGCAGCAATGGCGGGCTGGACCTGGACTTCGAGACGGTGTTCAAGAAGATCGACACCAACGGGCAGGGCTACCAGAGGGGACACCTCAACGTCGACTACCAGTTCGTCTCCTGCTGA